One part of the Haliotis asinina isolate JCU_RB_2024 chromosome 2, JCU_Hal_asi_v2, whole genome shotgun sequence genome encodes these proteins:
- the LOC137274175 gene encoding cyclin-G2-like: protein MVVKREITPKHEIVFTSAKSPADDNSPSLDDCPLLLNRLNIQSQVSSEKLSEIYREVKEAMKTLPVDPPTLKRLAPSGHGMDLRLRAVTIIRCLHLFFGGTSDVFATSLNVLDSFMSLVRVQQKYLSCVAAACFFISSKLHLEEEEIPSGSELAYLHGNKWTSSDLCRMEVVILQKLKWDIPKTNYLTFIRLFEKLFAQFHHTSLCLDSLIHMAESFTKLEESTVFRAPTLAFCILCHILEKQGNIAAETRLILIHLQLICDIQDSELFECKDLLGQSLKENGLQVSQSRRPSVFFPFLKIRSRPSSEGESELPSITEISSY from the exons ATGGTCGTCAAGAGAGAAATCACACCAAAACACGAGATAGTGTTTACGTCTGCGAAGTCGCCTGCAGACGACAACAGCCCATCTCTGGACGATTGTCCTTTATTACTAAATCGTCTAAATATTCAGTCTCAGGTGTCGTCAGAAAAG CTCTCAGAGATATACAGAGAAGTTAAAGAAGCAATGAAAACACTCCCAGTGGATCCCCCAACCTTG AAAAGACTGGCTCCAAGTGGTCATGGCATGGATCTGAGACTAAGAGCTGTCACTATTATTCGATGCCTGCATTTGTTCTTTGGTGGGACTAGTGATGTGTTTGCAACATCTCTCAATGTCTTGGACTCTTTTATGTCTCTTGTCCGT GTTCAACAGAAGTATCTATCATGTGTTGCCGCTGcttgttttttcatttcatcaaaattgcATTTAGAAGAGGAG GAAATTCCAAGTGGCAGTGAACTTGCATATTTACATGGGAACAAGTGGACATCATCAGATCTCTGCAGAATGGAGGTTGTCATTCTACAGAAACTCAAATGGGATATTCCAAAAACCAACTACCTCACTTTCATCAGACTGTTTGAAAAACTGTTTGCTCAGTTTCATCATACATCTCTTTGTCTTGACAGTCTCATCCATATGGCTGAAAGCTTTACCAAACTAGAAGAAAGTACAGTATTCAGG GCACCAACACTTGCATTTTGTATACTTTGTCACATACTGGAGAAACAAGGAAATATTGCTGCTGAGACTAGACTCATTTTGATACATCTACAGTTAATATGTGAT ATCCAAGATTCTGAGTTATTCGAATGCAAAGATCTCCTTGGCCAAAGTTTAAAGGAAAATGGACTCCAAGTTAGTCAATCACGCCGTCCATCTGTTTTCTTCCCATTCCTGAAAATCCGATCACGACCAAGCTCGGAAGGGGAAAGTGAACTTCCATCCATAACTGAAATCAGCTCCTACTAG
- the LOC137274172 gene encoding cyclin-I-like, with amino-acid sequence MLLHSGLDARHLVQMLGEALNKEQEQWKPVSYKATSEELSGGHRDEKASWLVFLNSKFHFMPETFNLAVSILDRFLQLVKVRPKYLHCVSVSCFYIAAKTLEEDEMIPSTLDLVRQSECGCSVSEVLRMEAIILNKLGWNPKHVTAINFLHIIHAVLMRHHPHLLDSLIQMTPSSHMTILTRKLFACLCCHHLLTFRPVSLVLALISLEIEQITAAWLPSIILLQKMTKVDSQDLIRCREVVAQFLEHRRQRVTSYKFKPVPVRNKSKKRKVAPSSSDEEEEFYDGFKRLYNEESCSFDKPMRGSCGSEMHQDTDGELYPQVQTICAN; translated from the exons ATGCTGCTTCACAGTGGTTTGGATGCTAGGCACCTTGTGCAGATGCTGGGGGAGGCCTTGAACAAGGAGCAGGAACAGTGGAAACCAGTCTCATACAAAGCAACTTCAGAG GAGCTGAGTGGAGGGCATAGAGATGAAAAGGCATCATGGTTGGTGTTCCTCAACTCTAAGTTTCACTTCATGCCAGAAACTTTCAACTTGGCTGTATCCATTCTGGACCGATTCCTTCAACTTGTTAAG GTTCGCCCCAAGTATCTGCACTGTGTCTCAGTCAGCTGTTTCTATATAGCTGCCAAAACACTGGAAGAAGATGAG ATGATCCCCAGCACCCTGGATCTTGTGAGGCAAAGTGAGTGTGGCTGCTCCGTTTCGGAGGTTCTCCGTATGGAAGCAATAATTCTCAACAAGCTTGGCTGGAACCCAAAGCATGTCACAGCCATCAACTTTCTTCACATT ATCCATGCTGTGCTGATGAGACATCACCCCCACCTGTTGGACAGTCTGATACAGATGACCCCCTCAAGTCACATGACCATTCTTACACGCAAACTGTTTGCGTGTCTATGCTGTCACCATCTGCTTACCTTCCGACCTGTGAGCCTCGTTTTGGCTCTGATCAGTTTGGAAATTGAGCAGATAACAGCAGCATGGCTGCCTAGCATCATTTTGCTGCAGAAGATGACCAAG GTTGATAGTCAAGATCTCATTCGTTGTCGAGAGGTTGTAGCCCAATTCCTCGAGCATCGCCGCCAGAGAGTCACTTCGTACAAGTTCAAGCCTGTGCCTGTGAGGAATAAGTCGAAGAAGCGCAAAGTGGCTCCCAGCAGCAGTGATGAGGAAGAGGAGTTCTATGATGGATTCAAACGTCTTTACAACGAAGAATCCTGCTCTTTTGATAAACCGATGAGGGGCTCATGTGGATCAGAGATGCACCAGGATACTGACGGAGAACTGTATCCTCAAGTACAGACTATCTGTGCAAATTAG